The Peribacillus sp. FSL E2-0218 genome contains a region encoding:
- the ggt gene encoding gamma-glutamyltransferase has product MENNNGNTKEENYKRETATGNAGMVVTAHPVATSIGEKILREGGNAVDAAVAIQFALNIVEPMMTGIGGSGFLMVYNAKEKATKIFDGHVRAPKAAHPNMFLDEDGEVIPFRERSIKATAVGIPGILKAMDEALSEYGSKPLGDLIEPSIEYAEKGVPVNWVLCDALENFEYRLGEEARNFFMPEGKRYKAGDLLVKEKLANTYRILQREGISAFYDGEIGKGIISCIKELGGFMELSDLQNYKATIDEPMYGTYKDYSIASSMAPSAGGFTVIQILKILESFHIEQYDVHSWEKYYLIAEAMRLAFTDKKAFLADPEFAELPLKGLMHDDYIAKRRSFINFKTRNNAIDYGNPWIYDSVNKREVIPQPNDEDISETTHFTVRDRWGNIAACTSTVEHPFGSGIMVSDYGFMLNNELTDFDSVPGGMNEVQPNKRPVSCKSPTIIFKDGEPILTLGSPGGPTIISSVVQTIINVLDLKMDLKAAIEEPRIFTPMGPHIEWEAGMDMTSKGQLEAMGFVFNDVPHSIGNVQAIQINPDGSNYGAADSSREGCAMGLEETDYHS; this is encoded by the coding sequence TTGGAAAACAATAATGGAAACACTAAAGAAGAAAACTATAAACGGGAAACGGCAACAGGTAATGCGGGAATGGTCGTAACGGCACACCCCGTAGCTACATCGATTGGGGAAAAAATATTACGTGAAGGTGGAAATGCCGTTGATGCAGCCGTCGCCATCCAATTCGCCCTCAATATTGTAGAGCCGATGATGACAGGAATCGGCGGCAGTGGTTTCCTGATGGTATATAATGCAAAAGAAAAGGCGACGAAAATATTCGACGGTCATGTAAGGGCACCTAAAGCGGCCCATCCGAACATGTTCCTCGATGAAGATGGTGAAGTCATTCCATTTAGAGAACGTTCGATCAAAGCTACGGCAGTTGGCATCCCCGGAATCCTGAAGGCGATGGATGAAGCATTATCTGAGTACGGCAGCAAACCACTCGGGGATTTGATTGAGCCCTCGATTGAATACGCAGAAAAAGGAGTTCCGGTCAATTGGGTACTCTGTGATGCTCTTGAAAACTTTGAATACCGATTGGGTGAAGAAGCCCGTAATTTCTTTATGCCTGAAGGTAAACGATATAAAGCCGGCGACTTGCTTGTAAAAGAAAAATTGGCGAATACGTATCGCATATTGCAACGTGAGGGAATTTCGGCTTTTTATGACGGCGAGATCGGAAAAGGCATCATTTCCTGTATAAAGGAACTTGGCGGTTTCATGGAGCTTTCCGATTTACAGAACTATAAAGCGACCATTGATGAACCGATGTATGGGACGTACAAGGATTATTCCATCGCTTCATCGATGGCACCAAGTGCGGGCGGCTTCACCGTCATTCAAATCTTGAAAATCCTGGAGAGCTTCCATATAGAGCAATATGATGTTCATTCCTGGGAAAAATATTATTTAATTGCCGAAGCGATGCGTTTAGCCTTCACCGACAAAAAGGCATTTCTTGCTGATCCGGAGTTTGCCGAATTGCCATTGAAAGGTCTCATGCATGATGACTATATAGCGAAACGCCGCTCTTTCATTAATTTCAAGACGAGGAATAATGCCATCGACTACGGAAACCCTTGGATTTATGATTCGGTCAACAAAAGGGAAGTGATTCCGCAGCCCAATGACGAAGATATCAGTGAAACGACACACTTCACGGTTCGTGACAGATGGGGCAACATCGCTGCTTGCACATCAACGGTGGAGCATCCCTTCGGATCGGGGATCATGGTTTCCGACTATGGCTTCATGTTGAATAACGAATTGACGGATTTCGATTCCGTTCCGGGCGGCATGAATGAAGTGCAGCCGAACAAGCGGCCTGTCAGCTGCAAAAGCCCGACCATCATTTTTAAAGACGGCGAGCCGATTTTAACGCTTGGATCGCCTGGCGGGCCAACCATCATCAGCTCAGTGGTTCAAACGATCATCAATGTACTTGATTTGAAAATGGACTTGAAAGCTGCCATTGAAGAGCCAAGGATTTTCACGCCGATGGGCCCGCACATCGAATGGGAAGCAGGCATGGACATGACAAGCAAAGGGCAATTGGAAGCAATGGGCTTCGTCTTCAATGATGTCCCCCATTCTATCGGGAACGTCCAGGCCATACAAATCAACCCGGATGGCTCAAACTATGGAGCTGCCGATTCAAGCCGTGAAGGCTGTGCCATGGGACTTGAAGAAACAGATTATCATTCTTGA
- a CDS encoding BrxA/BrxB family bacilliredoxin produces MSMAYDEYMKQMVKPMRAELVQAGFEELETAEAVENFMEAAEGTTLVVVNSVCGCAAGLARPAATQAVLQAEEGKPNHLVTVFAGQDKDATAKMREYFTGIEPSSPSMALLKGKEVLHFIPRHDIEGQPMEAIMENLLRAFSQVNK; encoded by the coding sequence ATGTCGATGGCCTATGATGAATATATGAAACAAATGGTGAAGCCGATGCGTGCGGAACTGGTGCAGGCAGGGTTCGAGGAGCTGGAAACGGCTGAAGCGGTTGAAAACTTCATGGAAGCTGCAGAAGGTACGACATTGGTCGTCGTTAATTCAGTTTGTGGCTGTGCCGCGGGATTAGCCCGTCCGGCTGCCACCCAGGCCGTACTACAGGCAGAAGAGGGTAAGCCCAATCATCTTGTGACGGTTTTTGCCGGTCAAGATAAGGATGCAACAGCTAAAATGAGGGAATATTTCACAGGAATAGAACCTTCTTCACCGTCCATGGCTCTTTTGAAGGGCAAAGAAGTCCTGCACTTCATACCCCGTCATGATATAGAAGGGCAGCCAATGGAAGCCATAATGGAAAATTTATTAAGAGCATTCAGCCAAGTAAATAAGTGA
- a CDS encoding TerC family protein: MSELLNNIIQTYAQFFDWHMWVEVLSDPVSWGLIGTLVLMEGLLSADNALVLAVMVRHLPVKQRKKALFYGLLGAYAFRFVAIGIGVFLIKLWWVKVIGAAYLAWLSFKYFRNKRKRKAGDDEAMQGMSKNSLLIRMFGMFWGTVASVELMDIAFSVDSVLAAFGVSEKVWVLLTGGMIGVLMMRGVAGVFLKLIDKVPQLETAAYVLIGFISIKMLIAVAGIEIPPAIFFAFILLIFGTTLALHFKKGKKLKEHG; encoded by the coding sequence ATGTCAGAGTTGTTGAATAACATTATTCAAACATATGCCCAATTTTTCGATTGGCATATGTGGGTGGAGGTTTTATCCGATCCAGTGAGCTGGGGGCTGATTGGAACGCTCGTTTTGATGGAAGGATTGCTATCAGCGGACAATGCTTTGGTATTGGCTGTAATGGTCAGGCATCTTCCGGTTAAACAGCGTAAAAAAGCCCTTTTTTATGGTTTATTGGGCGCATATGCTTTTAGGTTCGTGGCGATTGGAATCGGTGTTTTCCTCATTAAACTATGGTGGGTGAAAGTGATTGGAGCAGCCTACCTTGCTTGGCTCTCATTTAAATACTTCCGGAACAAAAGAAAACGGAAGGCCGGGGACGATGAAGCGATGCAAGGAATGAGTAAAAACAGCCTGTTGATCCGGATGTTCGGCATGTTTTGGGGAACGGTTGCATCAGTGGAACTGATGGATATCGCATTCTCCGTCGATAGCGTCCTGGCTGCCTTTGGAGTGAGTGAAAAAGTCTGGGTCCTCCTGACCGGCGGGATGATTGGAGTCCTGATGATGAGGGGCGTTGCAGGGGTATTCTTAAAATTGATCGATAAGGTTCCGCAATTGGAAACGGCGGCCTATGTGCTTATCGGTTTCATTTCCATTAAAATGTTGATAGCCGTTGCGGGAATCGAAATACCGCCCGCCATCTTTTTTGCCTTCATTTTACTGATTTTCGGCACCACGCTCGCATTGCACTTCAAAAAAGGAAAAAAGCTGAAAGAACATGGATGA
- a CDS encoding toxin encodes MQRKKWLIISALFVFFLTMLSYSLAKEDGMRWRELPKDSLLRQADLFNDNKVLRKIFLFPEEDFDEKEALKIGETIDELPQSLLEKTAESGVRIKLFQGNLTENQSAANLKGHTPRGYLNKKTTWDDVPGMGGSHTVLVKIGASDKGNGHGSVNLELHELAHSIDNIVFDGIRDDMDYLKIWGKEVDGLFPGQSYFSNYPEEYFAETFAMFYVNPEQNRLLKQKAPKTYHFIKQLD; translated from the coding sequence ATGCAACGGAAAAAGTGGCTAATCATATCGGCGTTATTTGTCTTTTTTTTAACCATGCTCTCCTATTCATTAGCAAAGGAAGATGGTATGAGATGGCGTGAATTGCCAAAAGATAGTCTTTTGAGGCAAGCTGACTTGTTTAATGACAATAAAGTTTTGCGGAAAATATTTTTATTTCCTGAAGAGGATTTCGATGAAAAGGAAGCGTTGAAAATTGGGGAAACGATCGATGAACTGCCCCAATCGTTATTGGAGAAAACGGCTGAGAGCGGTGTCAGGATTAAATTATTCCAAGGTAATCTAACAGAAAACCAATCGGCAGCTAATTTAAAGGGACATACGCCCCGGGGTTATTTGAATAAAAAAACGACCTGGGATGACGTGCCTGGCATGGGCGGATCTCATACCGTATTGGTCAAGATCGGCGCAAGCGATAAGGGCAACGGGCATGGGTCGGTCAATTTGGAGCTCCATGAACTGGCGCATTCGATTGATAATATCGTATTCGATGGGATTCGGGATGACATGGATTATTTAAAAATCTGGGGTAAGGAAGTGGATGGCTTGTTTCCCGGACAGTCGTATTTTTCCAATTATCCTGAAGAATATTTTGCCGAAACGTTTGCCATGTTTTATGTAAACCCAGAACAAAACCGATTACTTAAACAAAAAGCACCCAAGACATATCATTTTATTAAACAATTAGATTAA
- a CDS encoding dihydrofolate reductase, with protein MISLIVAMDQNRVIGNDNQLPWHLPADLQYFKKVTLGHPIVMGRKTFESIGKVLPGRENVIVTRNQDFKASGCEVLHAISQIKTYADNRDDEVFVIGGAEIFKEVLPFADRLYITEIHETFAGDTFFPAIEENEWEKVSSIRGTVDEKNLFAHDFIILQKK; from the coding sequence ATGATTTCGTTAATCGTCGCCATGGATCAGAATCGGGTGATTGGAAATGATAATCAACTCCCGTGGCATTTGCCTGCAGATTTGCAGTATTTTAAAAAAGTGACGTTGGGCCATCCCATCGTCATGGGACGTAAAACATTTGAATCGATAGGGAAGGTGCTCCCTGGCAGGGAAAATGTCATTGTAACCCGCAATCAGGATTTCAAAGCGTCCGGTTGTGAAGTCTTGCATGCCATTTCCCAAATCAAAACATATGCCGACAATCGTGATGACGAGGTATTCGTGATTGGCGGTGCCGAAATCTTCAAAGAAGTCCTGCCGTTTGCCGATCGATTATATATAACGGAAATTCATGAAACATTTGCAGGTGATACCTTTTTTCCTGCCATTGAAGAAAATGAATGGGAAAAGGTTTCCTCAATCCGAGGTACCGTGGATGAAAAAAATCTCTTTGCACATGATTTCATTATCTTGCAAAAAAAATAA
- a CDS encoding twin-arginine translocase TatA/TatE family subunit, with product MSNIGVPGLILILILALIIFGPKKLPEIGRAFGQTLREFKKSTNELTKGDYEEDKKLQQKNHE from the coding sequence ATGTCGAACATTGGAGTACCTGGTCTAATTCTCATCCTGATATTGGCACTAATAATATTTGGTCCGAAGAAACTTCCTGAGATTGGCCGTGCATTTGGACAAACGCTTCGTGAATTCAAAAAGTCCACGAATGAATTAACAAAAGGCGATTATGAGGAAGATAAGAAATTACAACAAAAAAATCATGAATGA
- the tatC gene encoding twin-arginine translocase subunit TatC, which produces MEDKELNIIDHLDELRKRLIITAVAFIIFFIASFIYVEEIYHWFVKDLDFDLMVLGPSDIIWIYFMLSGVVAIAATIPIIALQIWLFVKPALMPNEVRATLSYIPALFLLFIGGLAFGYFVIFPTILQFLIELGDGMFITNFTADKYFSFVFNMTMPFAVLFELPVVTMFLTSIGIINPYVLQKLRKYAYFVLVVIAVSITPPDFMSDFLVMVPLLLLYEISISLSKVVYKRKVKRESLRDGNIEEGI; this is translated from the coding sequence GTGGAAGATAAAGAACTAAATATCATCGATCATCTCGATGAACTAAGAAAACGGCTCATCATAACAGCTGTTGCTTTTATCATCTTTTTTATCGCCAGTTTTATTTATGTTGAAGAAATTTATCATTGGTTTGTGAAGGATCTTGATTTTGACCTGATGGTATTGGGCCCAAGTGATATCATTTGGATTTACTTCATGCTTTCCGGCGTGGTGGCCATTGCAGCAACGATACCGATAATTGCCCTGCAAATCTGGTTATTCGTCAAGCCTGCCTTGATGCCGAATGAAGTAAGGGCGACGCTTTCCTATATCCCGGCACTTTTTCTGCTATTTATTGGAGGCCTGGCATTCGGTTATTTCGTCATTTTCCCGACGATCCTCCAGTTCTTGATTGAATTGGGAGATGGGATGTTCATAACGAATTTCACTGCGGATAAGTACTTTTCATTCGTCTTCAATATGACCATGCCATTTGCAGTTTTGTTCGAGCTTCCCGTCGTTACGATGTTTTTGACCTCCATCGGCATCATCAATCCGTATGTGCTTCAAAAGTTAAGGAAATATGCGTACTTTGTTCTCGTGGTCATCGCCGTATCGATCACGCCGCCTGACTTTATGTCAGACTTCCTGGTAATGGTTCCGTTGCTGCTATTATATGAAATCAGCATTTCCTTATCAAAGGTCGTCTATAAACGCAAGGTGAAACGTGAAAGTTTGCGTGATGGCAACATTGAAGAAGGTATATGA
- a CDS encoding class I SAM-dependent methyltransferase codes for MFVTTVGRADKETAMLAKRVAEELKIPYIARKKRSVRDIQCDNGEEDCLVYGKNRMELYRCNEKEPFFFHPNLAMIRIKRIIRGENDPFLFAGEITAGSSVLDCTLGLGSDAIVASYAVGALGRIVATEGNRYLALLVEHGLKTWSDAEEKMMEAMRRIEVIHGDHYDMLKTMPDNHFDVVYFDPMFEETISESNGIKGLTHFAEGKGLSFELMEQAKRVARKRVVLKDHFRSSRFEEFGFEVQKRKTSKFHFGYISVSDQE; via the coding sequence ATGTTTGTCACAACAGTTGGAAGAGCCGATAAAGAAACGGCAATGTTAGCAAAAAGGGTAGCTGAAGAATTAAAAATCCCCTATATAGCCCGGAAAAAACGCTCGGTGCGCGATATACAATGTGATAATGGAGAAGAAGACTGCCTTGTATATGGGAAAAATAGAATGGAGCTATATCGTTGCAACGAGAAGGAACCCTTCTTTTTTCATCCGAACCTCGCCATGATCCGGATTAAAAGGATCATTCGCGGCGAAAATGACCCGTTTCTCTTTGCCGGAGAGATAACAGCAGGCAGCTCCGTGCTGGATTGTACCTTGGGCTTGGGCTCCGATGCGATTGTCGCGAGCTATGCAGTAGGGGCACTGGGAAGAATCGTTGCAACGGAAGGCAATCGATATTTGGCCCTCCTAGTGGAACATGGTTTGAAGACGTGGAGTGATGCAGAAGAAAAGATGATGGAAGCGATGAGAAGGATTGAGGTCATTCATGGCGATCATTATGACATGTTGAAAACCATGCCGGATAATCATTTTGATGTAGTTTATTTCGATCCCATGTTTGAGGAAACGATATCAGAATCAAATGGAATTAAAGGGCTGACCCACTTTGCAGAAGGTAAGGGGCTATCGTTTGAATTAATGGAACAAGCCAAGCGGGTGGCGCGGAAGAGAGTCGTGTTGAAAGACCACTTCCGCAGCTCCCGATTTGAGGAATTCGGATTTGAGGTGCAGAAGAGAAAAACATCCAAATTCCATTTTGGCTACATTTCCGTTTCAGATCAAGAATGA
- the ilvA gene encoding threonine ammonia-lyase IlvA: MNQTASMNRGIQLEDILIAYRELKDIVLHTPLQKNQRLSDKYECNVYLKREDLQHVRSFKLRGAFYKMKSLTHEETANGVICASAGNHAQGVAFSCSQLGIHGKIFMPATTPRQKVDQVQLFGKDNVEIILAGDTFDDAFAMAMECCEKEGRTFIHPFDDDKVIAGQGTTAVEILNDCEDEIDYVFAAIGGGGLMAGVSSYFKSVSPNTKCIGVEPLDAASMEYSFKEGKVTELESIDTFVDGAAVKCVGQKTFRLCKDNLEDIVVVPSGQICTTILDLYNQHAIVAEPAGAISVAALDSYKEQIKGKTVVCMVSGGNNDIGRMQEIKEKSLLYEGLLYYFIVNFPQRAGALREFLDEVLGPNDDISRFEYTKKNNKESGPALVGIELKVKNDYEGLIQRMNKKGFSFVEVNKDSNLFHLLI, translated from the coding sequence ATGAATCAGACTGCATCAATGAACAGGGGGATCCAATTGGAGGATATTCTAATTGCCTATAGAGAACTGAAAGACATCGTTCTACATACTCCTCTACAAAAAAATCAGAGACTATCTGATAAATATGAATGTAATGTTTATTTAAAACGCGAGGATCTACAACATGTGCGCTCCTTTAAATTAAGAGGGGCATTTTACAAAATGAAGAGCTTGACCCACGAAGAGACGGCGAACGGAGTCATATGTGCCAGTGCAGGCAACCATGCACAAGGGGTCGCTTTTTCCTGCAGCCAGTTGGGGATACATGGCAAAATTTTCATGCCTGCCACAACACCAAGGCAAAAGGTCGATCAAGTACAGCTATTTGGCAAGGATAACGTCGAGATCATTCTTGCCGGTGATACATTCGATGATGCATTTGCCATGGCGATGGAATGCTGTGAAAAAGAAGGGCGCACTTTTATCCATCCATTTGATGATGATAAAGTTATTGCCGGACAGGGTACGACGGCTGTTGAAATCCTGAATGATTGTGAAGATGAAATTGACTATGTCTTCGCGGCAATCGGCGGCGGCGGACTGATGGCTGGTGTATCCAGTTATTTCAAATCGGTTTCACCTAATACGAAATGCATTGGTGTGGAGCCGCTTGATGCGGCATCGATGGAATATTCGTTCAAGGAAGGGAAAGTGACTGAACTTGAAAGCATAGATACCTTCGTGGACGGTGCAGCAGTCAAGTGCGTAGGACAAAAAACATTTCGGTTATGCAAAGATAACCTGGAAGACATCGTTGTCGTTCCTTCCGGGCAAATCTGTACGACCATCCTCGATTTATATAATCAGCATGCGATTGTCGCCGAGCCGGCAGGAGCCATTTCTGTAGCGGCGTTGGATTCGTACAAAGAGCAAATCAAAGGGAAAACGGTTGTTTGCATGGTCAGTGGCGGGAACAACGATATTGGGCGGATGCAGGAAATCAAGGAGAAATCTTTACTATATGAAGGGCTGCTTTATTATTTTATCGTCAATTTCCCACAACGGGCCGGGGCATTAAGGGAATTCCTTGACGAGGTTCTAGGGCCGAATGATGATATCAGCCGTTTTGAATACACAAAGAAAAACAATAAAGAAAGCGGTCCTGCATTGGTGGGTATCGAATTGAAAGTCAAGAATGACTATGAGGGACTCATCCAAAGAATGAATAAAAAAGGTTTCTCTTTCGTCGAGGTCAATAAAGACAGTAATTTATTTCACTTGTTGATTTAA
- a CDS encoding DegV family protein codes for MNKVKIVTDSTVDMTPEELEYYDITMVPLSISIDGETFLDKVEIEQEEFLKRMNRSKELPKSSQPAAGTFMEVYNELGKDGTEVLSIHMTGGMSGTVRSAESAASMSDAKVTVFDSKFISKSMSFQVIEAAKLAKEGKSVAEIIERLEHIKKQSSLIIVIETLDNLVKGGRIGKVSAFIGSLLHIKPIALLEDGVLHPVSKARSQSQVVKFIIKKFKEDTDGKKIRGIGFVHANGFELADKVRHAISELSGFQDLKIEETTAVVSTHTGEGAMAIMYYWD; via the coding sequence ATGAATAAAGTAAAGATAGTGACAGACTCAACGGTGGATATGACTCCGGAAGAACTGGAATATTATGATATCACGATGGTTCCTTTATCGATTTCCATTGATGGGGAAACCTTTTTGGATAAAGTCGAAATCGAACAGGAAGAATTCCTGAAAAGGATGAACCGTTCAAAAGAACTTCCGAAAAGCTCACAGCCTGCGGCAGGAACGTTTATGGAGGTTTACAACGAGCTTGGCAAAGACGGCACGGAGGTCCTTTCCATCCATATGACAGGTGGTATGAGCGGGACTGTACGCTCTGCGGAAAGTGCCGCAAGCATGTCCGACGCGAAGGTAACCGTTTTTGACTCGAAATTCATTTCCAAGTCGATGTCTTTCCAAGTGATCGAGGCCGCAAAGCTTGCGAAAGAAGGGAAATCCGTTGCAGAAATAATCGAAAGGCTGGAGCATATCAAGAAACAGTCAAGCCTGATCATTGTCATCGAAACACTGGATAACCTTGTTAAGGGCGGCAGGATTGGGAAAGTTTCCGCTTTTATCGGTTCACTGCTTCACATCAAGCCGATAGCGCTTTTGGAGGATGGTGTATTGCATCCGGTTTCCAAAGCCAGAAGCCAGTCACAGGTCGTGAAGTTCATCATCAAGAAATTCAAGGAAGATACGGATGGTAAAAAAATCAGGGGCATTGGTTTTGTACATGCCAACGGTTTCGAATTGGCGGATAAAGTCCGTCATGCCATCAGTGAACTATCTGGCTTTCAGGATTTAAAGATAGAAGAAACCACCGCCGTTGTCAGTACCCATACAGGTGAGGGCGCCATGGCAATCATGTATTATTGGGATTGA
- a CDS encoding YpjP family protein, with protein MKATAWFRKSLVILVSVLTFGLVTPSDLAWLAEADSLKDTKKGLVEEEGLAYLASQNSTERKAEFNREEFLSGMLDKAEESAYMKFGEKINPKIGDEFKLAILPKMQEALTEMAAQFPDEKLQQLTITEQPSAGRAEKIFHIYDSLSGKDIIRFHVRQENPPLEGYWFDFHYHTYHDAFTAHHHLGKIYWDKNTPPEWTSKQQKLS; from the coding sequence TTGAAAGCAACGGCGTGGTTCAGGAAAAGTCTCGTCATTTTGGTATCCGTTTTGACGTTCGGTCTTGTCACCCCTTCAGATTTGGCGTGGCTTGCCGAGGCCGATTCGTTAAAGGATACGAAAAAGGGGCTCGTCGAAGAAGAAGGTTTAGCCTATCTTGCTTCACAGAATTCGACTGAACGGAAAGCGGAATTCAATCGGGAAGAGTTTTTATCAGGCATGCTCGACAAAGCAGAGGAAAGCGCTTATATGAAATTTGGCGAAAAGATCAATCCTAAAATCGGTGATGAATTCAAGCTGGCCATCTTACCAAAAATGCAAGAAGCCCTAACAGAAATGGCCGCCCAATTTCCGGATGAAAAATTACAGCAATTAACGATCACAGAGCAGCCAAGTGCTGGCAGGGCAGAGAAAATTTTTCATATTTATGATTCATTAAGCGGCAAGGATATTATCCGCTTTCACGTCAGGCAGGAAAACCCCCCGCTTGAGGGGTATTGGTTCGATTTTCATTATCATACCTATCATGATGCGTTTACGGCCCACCATCATCTCGGGAAAATATACTGGGATAAAAACACACCGCCTGAATGGACAAGCAAACAACAAAAGCTCTCCTAG
- a CDS encoding SCO family protein, translated as MRKLHVLMAAMGASILLLLTACGSSGVPEAKNWDLEDFSYIDQDGKPFSKSDLKGKVWVADFIFTSCETVCLPMTSNMSKLQQQLKDEGIGDVEFVSFSVDPEIDKPDVLKKFGDQFNVDYKNWHFLTGYGQGEIEQFALDNFKTIVKKPEKEDQVIHGTSFFLMDQDGKIIRDYTGLQDIPFEDMIKHIKILQNY; from the coding sequence ATGAGAAAGCTGCATGTGCTAATGGCAGCTATGGGGGCATCGATACTATTGCTATTGACGGCATGTGGTTCAAGTGGTGTCCCGGAAGCGAAAAATTGGGACCTTGAGGATTTTAGTTACATCGATCAGGATGGCAAGCCTTTTTCAAAAAGTGATCTCAAGGGTAAGGTTTGGGTAGCGGATTTTATCTTTACCAGCTGTGAAACGGTCTGTCTGCCGATGACCTCCAATATGTCGAAGCTGCAACAGCAATTGAAGGATGAAGGGATAGGGGATGTGGAATTCGTCTCCTTTTCTGTCGATCCCGAAATAGACAAGCCGGATGTATTAAAGAAATTTGGTGATCAATTTAATGTCGATTATAAAAATTGGCATTTTTTGACTGGTTATGGTCAGGGAGAAATCGAGCAATTTGCACTGGATAATTTCAAGACGATCGTCAAAAAACCAGAAAAAGAGGATCAGGTCATTCATGGAACCAGCTTTTTTCTCATGGATCAAGACGGCAAGATCATTCGCGATTATACGGGTCTGCAGGACATCCCCTTTGAGGACATGATCAAGCATATAAAAATCCTGCAAAATTATTGA
- a CDS encoding DUF2535 family protein: MRIDILMFKCLEFKDCFGHKVTISEIPVLLPSDPNFFMLTVRLEVFVKKVFANKDHKESYSFKQYLASVLKWPVYNTIFPGNLLNNA; encoded by the coding sequence ATGAGGATTGATATTTTGATGTTCAAATGCTTGGAATTCAAAGATTGTTTTGGACATAAGGTCACCATTTCAGAAATACCTGTCTTACTGCCTAGTGATCCGAATTTTTTTATGTTGACCGTGCGTTTGGAAGTATTCGTAAAGAAAGTTTTTGCCAATAAAGATCATAAAGAGAGTTACTCATTTAAGCAATATTTAGCATCCGTGCTCAAATGGCCTGTATATAACACAATTTTTCCTGGGAATTTACTTAATAATGCTTGA
- a CDS encoding thymidylate synthase: MKQYLDLCKHVLENGTQKGDRTGTGTISTFGYQMRFNLQEGFPVLTTKKVSLKAIIHELLWFLKGDTNVSYLQENGVRIWNEWADENGELGPIYGHQWRSWGTADGRQIDQISELIEQIKTNPNSRRLIVSAWNVGELDEMALPPCHAFFQFYVADGKLSCQLYQRSADVFLGVPFNIASYALLTMMIAQVCDLEVGEFVHTFGDVHIYSNHLEQVELQLTRDPKPLPTMKINPEVKNIFDFSFEDFVLENYEAHPHIKGEVSI, from the coding sequence ATGAAGCAGTATTTGGATTTATGTAAGCATGTCCTGGAAAATGGAACTCAAAAAGGCGATCGTACGGGAACGGGAACGATCAGTACCTTTGGCTATCAAATGAGGTTCAATTTGCAAGAAGGATTCCCTGTCCTTACGACGAAAAAGGTTAGTTTGAAAGCGATAATCCATGAATTGTTATGGTTTTTGAAGGGAGATACAAACGTCAGCTACCTCCAGGAAAATGGCGTGCGCATCTGGAATGAATGGGCTGATGAAAATGGTGAACTAGGTCCGATATATGGTCATCAATGGCGATCATGGGGGACGGCTGATGGTAGGCAAATCGACCAGATCAGTGAATTGATCGAGCAAATCAAAACGAATCCCAATTCAAGAAGATTGATAGTGAGTGCTTGGAATGTTGGGGAATTGGATGAGATGGCCTTGCCGCCATGTCATGCCTTCTTTCAATTCTATGTGGCTGACGGCAAGCTTTCGTGCCAATTATATCAACGTTCGGCGGATGTTTTTTTAGGCGTTCCCTTTAATATAGCTTCGTATGCCCTTTTAACGATGATGATTGCCCAGGTATGTGATCTGGAGGTCGGTGAATTTGTACATACATTTGGGGACGTTCATATTTATTCCAACCATCTTGAACAAGTTGAGTTGCAATTGACTCGTGACCCAAAACCTTTGCCAACCATGAAAATAAATCCGGAAGTGAAAAATATCTTCGATTTTAGCTTTGAGGACTTCGTTCTGGAAAATTATGAAGCGCATCCTCATATAAAGGGTGAGGTAAGCATATGA